Proteins encoded within one genomic window of Ovis aries strain OAR_USU_Benz2616 breed Rambouillet chromosome 1, ARS-UI_Ramb_v3.0, whole genome shotgun sequence:
- the PGLYRP4 gene encoding peptidoglycan recognition protein 4 isoform X1, translating into MLCWLLVFSTLGLGAWGDSSWDKTQDKHLSKGLQDLLGNISQLIGKDKRGLSGVSTIVSREQWGADAIGCCAQLALPVDFLVTHHIPGLECHNQTSCSQRLRELQSHHVHNGWCDVAYNFLVGDDGRVYEGVGWNVQGVHTQGYNNISLGLAFFGSSRAMQELAGHLVSPQNSATQARLRLPKDHSLPGHSPSPAALVAMEGLISSAVRKGHLSPLYVQPLLVKGESCLSSQQNASLKEVCPLIVQRSAWDAREAHCPEMNQPAQYVIIIHTAGRTCNRSDECRVLVQDIQSSFMDRLDSCDIGYNFLVGQDGIIYEGVGWSVQGSHTPSYNDIALGLAFMGTFSGSPPNAAALEAAQNLIQCSVIKGHLVSDYLLVGHSDVTNVLSPGRALYNVIKTWPHFRH; encoded by the exons ATGCTGTGTTGGCTTCTTGTCTTCTCTACTCTGGGTCTCGGGGCCTGGG GTGATTCCTCCTGGGATAAAACACAAGATAAAcacctgtccaagggacttcagGACCTGCTTGGCAACATCTcgcagctcattggaaaagacaaacGGGGTCTCAGTG GTGTCTCCACCATTGTCTCTCGCGAGCAGTGGGGGGCAGATGCCATTGGCTGCTGTGCCCAGCTGGCCCTGCCGGTGGACTTCCTTGTCACGCACCACATCCCTGGGCTGGAATGTCACAACCAGACCTCGTGCAGTCAGAGGCTGCGGGAGCTGCAGAGCCATCACGTGCACAACGGCTGGTGTGACGTAGCCTACAA CTTCCTGGTTGGGGACGATGGCAGGGTGTACGAAGGTGTTGGTTGGAATGTCCAAGGTGTGCACACCCAGGGCTACAACAATATCTCCCTGGGTCTCGCCTTCTTTGGCAGCAGCAGAG CTATGCAGGAGCTGGCAGGACATCTTGTCTCCCCACAGAACTCTGCAACTCAGGCCAGATTGAGGCTTCCTAAGGATCACTCTCTTCCAGGCCACAGCCCTAGCCCAGCCGCCCTGGTAGCCATGGAAGGTTTGATCTCCTCTGCTGTCCGCAAGGGCCACCTGTCACCCCTGTATGTCCAGCCACTCCTTGTGAAAGGCGAGAGCTGCCTGTCCTCTCAGCAGAATGCAAGTCTCAAGGAAG TTTGCCCGCTTATTGTTCAGAGGTCTGCTTGGGATGCCAGGGAGGCCCACTGTCCCGAGATGAACCAGCCGGCTCAGTATGTCATCATTATCCACACCGCGGGGCGAACCTGCAACAGGTCTGATGAGTGTCGCGTGCTGGTCCAAGATATCCAGTCCTCCTTCATGGATAGATTGGACTCGTGTGATATTGGGTACAA CTTCCTCGTCGGCCAGGATGGCATCATCTATGAAGGAGTAGGCTGGAGTGTCCAAGGTTCCCACACCCCCAGCTACAATGACATTGCCCTGGGCCTCGCCTTTATGGGCACCTTCTCTG GTTCCCCGCCCAATGCCGCAGCGCTGGAGGCAGCCCAGAACCTGATCCAGTGTTCCGTGATCAAGGGGCACCTGGTCTCCGACTACCTGCTGGTGGGGCACAGTGACGTGACCAACGTTCTGTCTCCTGGGCGGGCTTTGTACAACGTCATTAAGACTTGGCCTCATTTCAGACACTAG
- the PGLYRP4 gene encoding peptidoglycan recognition protein 4 isoform X2, translating into MLCWLLVFSTLGLGAWGDSSWDKTQDKHLSKGLQDLLGNISQLIGKDKRGLSGVSTIVSREQWGADAIGCCAQLALPVDFLVTHHIPGLECHNQTSCSQRLRELQSHHVHNGWCDVAYNFLVGDDGRVYEGVGWNVQGVHTQGYNNISLGLAFFGSSRGHSPSPAALVAMEGLISSAVRKGHLSPLYVQPLLVKGESCLSSQQNASLKEVCPLIVQRSAWDAREAHCPEMNQPAQYVIIIHTAGRTCNRSDECRVLVQDIQSSFMDRLDSCDIGYNFLVGQDGIIYEGVGWSVQGSHTPSYNDIALGLAFMGTFSGSPPNAAALEAAQNLIQCSVIKGHLVSDYLLVGHSDVTNVLSPGRALYNVIKTWPHFRH; encoded by the exons ATGCTGTGTTGGCTTCTTGTCTTCTCTACTCTGGGTCTCGGGGCCTGGG GTGATTCCTCCTGGGATAAAACACAAGATAAAcacctgtccaagggacttcagGACCTGCTTGGCAACATCTcgcagctcattggaaaagacaaacGGGGTCTCAGTG GTGTCTCCACCATTGTCTCTCGCGAGCAGTGGGGGGCAGATGCCATTGGCTGCTGTGCCCAGCTGGCCCTGCCGGTGGACTTCCTTGTCACGCACCACATCCCTGGGCTGGAATGTCACAACCAGACCTCGTGCAGTCAGAGGCTGCGGGAGCTGCAGAGCCATCACGTGCACAACGGCTGGTGTGACGTAGCCTACAA CTTCCTGGTTGGGGACGATGGCAGGGTGTACGAAGGTGTTGGTTGGAATGTCCAAGGTGTGCACACCCAGGGCTACAACAATATCTCCCTGGGTCTCGCCTTCTTTGGCAGCAGCAGAG GCCACAGCCCTAGCCCAGCCGCCCTGGTAGCCATGGAAGGTTTGATCTCCTCTGCTGTCCGCAAGGGCCACCTGTCACCCCTGTATGTCCAGCCACTCCTTGTGAAAGGCGAGAGCTGCCTGTCCTCTCAGCAGAATGCAAGTCTCAAGGAAG TTTGCCCGCTTATTGTTCAGAGGTCTGCTTGGGATGCCAGGGAGGCCCACTGTCCCGAGATGAACCAGCCGGCTCAGTATGTCATCATTATCCACACCGCGGGGCGAACCTGCAACAGGTCTGATGAGTGTCGCGTGCTGGTCCAAGATATCCAGTCCTCCTTCATGGATAGATTGGACTCGTGTGATATTGGGTACAA CTTCCTCGTCGGCCAGGATGGCATCATCTATGAAGGAGTAGGCTGGAGTGTCCAAGGTTCCCACACCCCCAGCTACAATGACATTGCCCTGGGCCTCGCCTTTATGGGCACCTTCTCTG GTTCCCCGCCCAATGCCGCAGCGCTGGAGGCAGCCCAGAACCTGATCCAGTGTTCCGTGATCAAGGGGCACCTGGTCTCCGACTACCTGCTGGTGGGGCACAGTGACGTGACCAACGTTCTGTCTCCTGGGCGGGCTTTGTACAACGTCATTAAGACTTGGCCTCATTTCAGACACTAG
- the PGLYRP4 gene encoding peptidoglycan recognition protein 4 isoform X3 has product MLCWLLVFSTLGLGAWGDSSWDKTQDKHLSKGLQDLLGNISQLIGKDKRGLSGVSTIVSREQWGADAIGCCAQLALPVDFLVTHHIPGLECHNQTSCSQRLRELQSHHVHNGWCDVAYNFLVGDDGRVYEGVGWNVQGVHTQGYNNISLGLAFFGSSRAMQELAGHLVSPQNSATQARLRLPKDHSLPGHSPSPAALVAMEGLISSAVRKGHLSPLYVQPLLVKGESCLSSQQNASLKEVCPLIVQRSAWDAREAHCPEMNQPAQYVIIIHTAGRTCNRSDECRVLVQDIQSSFMDRLDSCDIGYKEDTDLTEEWRLFEGCFQRLKIRRLGFSSVQFSRSVVSDSLRPHESQHARPPCPSPSPGVHSDSHPSSP; this is encoded by the exons ATGCTGTGTTGGCTTCTTGTCTTCTCTACTCTGGGTCTCGGGGCCTGGG GTGATTCCTCCTGGGATAAAACACAAGATAAAcacctgtccaagggacttcagGACCTGCTTGGCAACATCTcgcagctcattggaaaagacaaacGGGGTCTCAGTG GTGTCTCCACCATTGTCTCTCGCGAGCAGTGGGGGGCAGATGCCATTGGCTGCTGTGCCCAGCTGGCCCTGCCGGTGGACTTCCTTGTCACGCACCACATCCCTGGGCTGGAATGTCACAACCAGACCTCGTGCAGTCAGAGGCTGCGGGAGCTGCAGAGCCATCACGTGCACAACGGCTGGTGTGACGTAGCCTACAA CTTCCTGGTTGGGGACGATGGCAGGGTGTACGAAGGTGTTGGTTGGAATGTCCAAGGTGTGCACACCCAGGGCTACAACAATATCTCCCTGGGTCTCGCCTTCTTTGGCAGCAGCAGAG CTATGCAGGAGCTGGCAGGACATCTTGTCTCCCCACAGAACTCTGCAACTCAGGCCAGATTGAGGCTTCCTAAGGATCACTCTCTTCCAGGCCACAGCCCTAGCCCAGCCGCCCTGGTAGCCATGGAAGGTTTGATCTCCTCTGCTGTCCGCAAGGGCCACCTGTCACCCCTGTATGTCCAGCCACTCCTTGTGAAAGGCGAGAGCTGCCTGTCCTCTCAGCAGAATGCAAGTCTCAAGGAAG TTTGCCCGCTTATTGTTCAGAGGTCTGCTTGGGATGCCAGGGAGGCCCACTGTCCCGAGATGAACCAGCCGGCTCAGTATGTCATCATTATCCACACCGCGGGGCGAACCTGCAACAGGTCTGATGAGTGTCGCGTGCTGGTCCAAGATATCCAGTCCTCCTTCATGGATAGATTGGACTCGTGTGATATTGGGTACAA AGAAGACACTGACCTAACAGAAGAGTGGAGACTTTTTGAAGGATGTTTTCAGAGACTGAAGATAAGACgtttggggttcagttcagtacagttcagtcgctcagtcgtgtccgactctttgcgaccccatgaatcgcagcatgccaggcctccctgtccatcaccatctcccggagttcactcagactcacatccatcgagtccgtga
- the PGLYRP4 gene encoding peptidoglycan recognition protein 4 isoform X4, protein MLCWLLVFSTLGLGAWGDSSWDKTQDKHLSKGLQDLLGNISQLIGKDKRGLSGVSTIVSREQWGADAIGCCAQLALPVDFLVTHHIPGLECHNQTSCSQRLRELQSHHVHNGWCDVAYNFLVGDDGRVYEGVGWNVQGVHTQGYNNISLGLAFFGSSRAMQELAGHLVSPQNSATQARLRLPKDHSLPGHSPSPAALVAMEGLISSAVRKGHLSPLYVQPLLVKGESCLSSQQNASLKEVCPLIVQRSAWDAREAHCPEMNQPAQYVIIIHTAGRTCNRSDECRVLVQDIQSSFMDRLDSCDIGYKLSFASGKYQPPWGGHLSLHKKMR, encoded by the exons ATGCTGTGTTGGCTTCTTGTCTTCTCTACTCTGGGTCTCGGGGCCTGGG GTGATTCCTCCTGGGATAAAACACAAGATAAAcacctgtccaagggacttcagGACCTGCTTGGCAACATCTcgcagctcattggaaaagacaaacGGGGTCTCAGTG GTGTCTCCACCATTGTCTCTCGCGAGCAGTGGGGGGCAGATGCCATTGGCTGCTGTGCCCAGCTGGCCCTGCCGGTGGACTTCCTTGTCACGCACCACATCCCTGGGCTGGAATGTCACAACCAGACCTCGTGCAGTCAGAGGCTGCGGGAGCTGCAGAGCCATCACGTGCACAACGGCTGGTGTGACGTAGCCTACAA CTTCCTGGTTGGGGACGATGGCAGGGTGTACGAAGGTGTTGGTTGGAATGTCCAAGGTGTGCACACCCAGGGCTACAACAATATCTCCCTGGGTCTCGCCTTCTTTGGCAGCAGCAGAG CTATGCAGGAGCTGGCAGGACATCTTGTCTCCCCACAGAACTCTGCAACTCAGGCCAGATTGAGGCTTCCTAAGGATCACTCTCTTCCAGGCCACAGCCCTAGCCCAGCCGCCCTGGTAGCCATGGAAGGTTTGATCTCCTCTGCTGTCCGCAAGGGCCACCTGTCACCCCTGTATGTCCAGCCACTCCTTGTGAAAGGCGAGAGCTGCCTGTCCTCTCAGCAGAATGCAAGTCTCAAGGAAG TTTGCCCGCTTATTGTTCAGAGGTCTGCTTGGGATGCCAGGGAGGCCCACTGTCCCGAGATGAACCAGCCGGCTCAGTATGTCATCATTATCCACACCGCGGGGCGAACCTGCAACAGGTCTGATGAGTGTCGCGTGCTGGTCCAAGATATCCAGTCCTCCTTCATGGATAGATTGGACTCGTGTGATATTGGGTACAA ACTCTCCTTTGCATCTGGAAAGTATCAGCCTCCTTGGGGAGGACATCTTTCCTTACACAAGAAGATGAGGTGA
- the S100A9 gene encoding protein S100-A9, with the protein MADQLSQMESSIETIINIFHQYSIRLRDPETLIRKELKQLVQKELPNFLKKQHKDEEAINEIMEDLDTNQDKQLSFEEFIMLVARLTVASHEEMHKTAPPGRGHRHGPGFDKGGAGPCPGQGGPDHSHGGHGHSHGGHGHSHGGHGHSH; encoded by the exons ATGGCGGACCAATTGTCACAAATGGAATCCAGCATAGAAACCATCATCAACATCTTCCACCAGTACTCTATACGGCTAAGGGACCCGGAAACCCTGATCCGGAAAGAACTCAAACAGCTGGTGCAAAAAGAGCTGCCAAACTTTCTCAAG AAGCAGCATAAGGATGAAGAGGCCATCAACGAGATCATGGAGGACCTGGACACAAACCAAGACAAGCAGCTGAGCTTCGAGGAGTTCATTATGCTGGTGGCCAGGCTGACGGTAGCCTCCCACGAGGAGATGCACAAGACCGCACCCCCGGGAAGAGGGCACCGGCACGGGCCAGGCTTCGACAAGGGTGGCGCAGGCCCGTGCCCTGGCCAGGGCGGCCCCGACCACAGCCACGGTGGTCACGGCCACAGCCACGGCGGTCATGGCCACAGCCACGGCGGTCACGGCCACAGCCACTGA
- the LOC101103771 gene encoding protein S100-A12, producing the protein MTKLEDHLEGIINIFHQYSIRLGHYDTLVKRELKQLITKELPNCLKNTKDQPSIDEIFQDLDTDKDKEVSFEEFVVLVSRVLKTAHENIHKE; encoded by the exons ATGACTAAgctggaagatcacctggagggaATCATCAACATCTTCCACCAGTACTCCATCCGGCTGGGGCATTACGACACCCTCGTCAAGCGTGAGCTGAAGCAGCTGATCACAAAGGAACTTCCCAACTGCCTCAAA aaCACCAAAGATCAACCTAGCATTGACGAAATATTCCAAGATCTGGATACCGATAAAGATAAAGAGGTCAGCTTTGAGGAGTTCGTAGTCCTGGTGTCCAGGGTGCTGAAGACAGCCCACGAAAATATCCACAAAGAGTAG